The Salinibaculum sp. SYNS191 genome has a window encoding:
- a CDS encoding cytochrome c oxidase subunit I, producing MAGEQLLLTALMGILLIGVVVLLTRIEDWRSYTPLAGGGVYGGETGVAHEEKPSGLIRWFTTVDHKDIGMLYGLYAIIAFVVGGLMAVGIRLQLITPEGAVFGNNFYNAILTSHGITMLFLFGTPIIAAFANYFVPLLIGADDMAFPRINAIAFWLLPPGALLIWGGFFLEPVTAGAIEAAQTSWTMYTPLSVEQVNPGVDLMLLGLHLTGVSATMGAINFIATIFTERGDDVSWANLDIFSWTILTQSGLILFAFPLLGSALVMLLMDRNLGTLFFAVEGGGPILWQHLFWFFGHPEVYILVLPPMGIVSLVLPKFAGRKLFGFKFVVYSTLAIGVLSFGVWAHHMFSTGMDPRLQASFMAVSLAIAVPSAVKTFNWITTMWNGRLRLTTPMLFCIGFVSNFIIGGITGVFLATVPVDLILHDTYYVVGHFHYIVMGAIGFAAFAGLYYWFPIFTGKMYQKKLGKAHFWLSMVGTNVTFFAMLALGYLGMPRRYATYQFDAAIASLDLVTLMHQAASVGAIILLIGQIIFVWNFVQSWLEGPEVNESDPWDLAETGQKTKEFDWYGDKISTALTDGGEEDEVATDGGEPVAEDAAAAADEDAQDN from the coding sequence ATGGCAGGAGAACAGCTTCTACTGACGGCGCTTATGGGGATTCTGCTGATAGGCGTCGTCGTCCTACTGACACGCATCGAGGACTGGCGGTCGTACACGCCACTCGCCGGCGGTGGCGTCTACGGCGGCGAGACCGGAGTCGCACACGAGGAGAAGCCGTCGGGACTGATTCGGTGGTTCACGACTGTCGACCACAAGGACATCGGCATGCTCTACGGGCTGTACGCCATCATCGCCTTCGTCGTCGGCGGCCTGATGGCGGTCGGCATCCGCCTCCAGCTCATCACGCCCGAAGGGGCCGTCTTCGGCAACAACTTCTACAACGCGATTCTGACGAGTCACGGCATCACGATGCTGTTTCTCTTCGGAACGCCCATCATCGCCGCCTTCGCGAACTACTTCGTCCCGCTGCTCATCGGCGCGGACGACATGGCCTTCCCCCGCATCAACGCCATCGCCTTCTGGCTGCTGCCACCCGGTGCACTACTCATCTGGGGCGGCTTCTTCCTCGAACCGGTGACGGCCGGCGCGATAGAGGCGGCACAGACCTCCTGGACGATGTACACGCCGCTTTCGGTCGAGCAGGTCAACCCCGGCGTCGACCTGATGCTGCTCGGGTTACACCTGACAGGCGTCTCAGCGACGATGGGTGCGATCAACTTCATCGCGACCATCTTCACCGAGCGCGGTGACGACGTCTCCTGGGCCAATCTGGACATCTTCTCGTGGACCATCCTCACCCAGTCCGGCCTCATCCTATTCGCGTTCCCGCTGCTGGGCAGCGCGCTCGTCATGCTGCTGATGGACCGGAACCTCGGCACGCTGTTCTTCGCGGTGGAGGGCGGCGGCCCGATACTGTGGCAACACCTGTTCTGGTTCTTCGGCCACCCCGAGGTGTACATCCTCGTGTTACCCCCGATGGGTATCGTGAGTCTCGTGCTCCCCAAGTTCGCCGGCCGGAAGCTGTTCGGCTTCAAGTTCGTCGTCTACTCGACGCTCGCCATCGGCGTCCTCTCCTTCGGCGTCTGGGCCCACCACATGTTCTCGACCGGGATGGACCCGCGCCTCCAGGCGAGTTTCATGGCGGTCTCGCTGGCAATCGCAGTGCCCAGTGCCGTCAAGACGTTCAACTGGATTACGACGATGTGGAACGGGCGCCTGCGGCTGACGACGCCGATGCTGTTCTGTATCGGCTTCGTCTCGAACTTCATCATCGGCGGCATCACCGGCGTCTTCCTCGCCACCGTCCCCGTCGACCTCATCCTCCACGACACCTACTACGTGGTCGGTCACTTCCACTACATCGTCATGGGGGCTATCGGCTTCGCCGCCTTCGCCGGCCTGTACTACTGGTTCCCCATCTTCACCGGGAAGATGTACCAGAAGAAACTCGGGAAGGCACACTTCTGGCTGTCGATGGTCGGCACCAACGTGACCTTCTTCGCCATGCTGGCGCTGGGCTACCTGGGCATGCCGCGGCGGTACGCGACCTACCAGTTCGACGCCGCCATCGCGTCGCTGGACCTCGTGACGCTGATGCACCAGGCGGCCTCCGTGGGCGCGATCATCCTGCTCATCGGGCAGATCATCTTCGTCTGGAACTTCGTGCAGTCCTGGCTCGAAGGCCCCGAGGTCAACGAGAGCGACCCGTGGGACCTCGCGGAGACCGGCCAGAAGACCAAGGAGTTCGACTGGTACGGCGACAAGATTTCGACGGCCCTCACCGACGGCGGCGAAGAGGACGAAGTCGCCACCGACGGCGGCGAACCGGTCGCGGAGGACGCGGCCGCTGCGGCGGACGAGGACGCACAGGATAACTGA
- a CDS encoding CBS domain-containing protein, protein MADEGKPTVQDYMTRDVATVSPDDTVAEVSQRIAESDEHSGFPVCDGRHVEGFISARDLLLREDSEPIFKVMTTDLLVAHPEMALTDAARVILRSGIRRLPVVDDAGNLVGIISNADVIRSQIERATPSKVDKLMRTLENIHGVEAREERRDVKLAELTPTQGKVYADELEGRRYELERGLAEPLVVIDSEEAFLLADGHHRVKAASKLDIEEMDAYVIVIDEPVDLGMAKTAEKENLETIADIEAVDYAHHPLVETTKRLQEG, encoded by the coding sequence ATGGCAGACGAGGGGAAGCCGACCGTTCAGGACTACATGACCCGCGACGTCGCGACCGTGTCGCCGGACGACACAGTGGCGGAAGTGAGTCAGCGCATCGCCGAGAGCGACGAACACAGCGGTTTTCCGGTCTGTGACGGCCGCCACGTGGAGGGGTTCATCAGCGCGCGCGACCTCCTGCTGAGAGAGGACAGCGAACCGATATTCAAGGTGATGACGACGGACCTGCTGGTCGCGCACCCGGAGATGGCGCTGACAGACGCCGCGCGCGTCATCCTCCGGTCGGGCATCAGACGCCTGCCGGTTGTCGACGACGCCGGCAATCTCGTCGGCATCATCTCCAACGCCGATGTCATCCGCAGCCAGATAGAGCGCGCGACCCCCAGCAAGGTCGACAAGCTGATGCGGACGCTGGAGAACATCCACGGCGTCGAGGCCCGCGAGGAACGCCGCGACGTCAAACTGGCGGAACTGACGCCGACACAGGGGAAGGTCTACGCCGACGAACTGGAGGGCCGGCGGTACGAACTCGAACGCGGCCTTGCAGAGCCGCTGGTCGTCATCGACAGCGAGGAGGCCTTCCTGCTGGCCGACGGCCACCACCGCGTGAAGGCCGCCAGCAAACTCGATATCGAGGAGATGGACGCCTACGTCATCGTCATCGACGAACCGGTCGACCTCGGGATGGCGAAGACCGCGGAGAAGGAGAACCTCGAAACGATAGCCGACATCGAGGCGGTCGACTACGCCCACCACCCGCTCGTCGAGACGACGAAGCGACTGCAGGAAGGGTGA
- a CDS encoding DUF7527 domain-containing protein, with protein sequence MQERSEEVRAQYYTEETPVSEVDRTLEDGGFTGFVELSENVLSGDYYLVYHRGRSMSVAFVGNSKRLIEGDEAFEQADDEVGIYEVKPVSIDAIEIPEVEEPAADPSGGAIAEAEPDDGEESAADAETTVETEPVAADEPPETDDGDEPAATDSPDDAPAADADAPPTSESSEGPVSDRSPEPSEPADPANAQSDPNGDEVPASGEGVDRDDRKPEPATGEPSSPPESRDTDVATEPPGEPSRQGTTPEPRSSSETGPVGTDPDTSNRQASTGQQPTPGGEPSPQPSTAGRSPGRESGQAADQVGAPTDARPAPGSPDDLEMKAIPSLDPERSETVRGSQAGSEAGQRGDAPGRGREESRDRAPEQSRDSGRADDTATREEPQQPQRQSRQHQSTPGDAPSTDSPGSDGETAEQSTAESSAEPTQEDSEEVETLRSELAERRAEIERLESDLQAATDARDEARANLATVQEERDELEREVERLESELRRLEEELGAKTDAERRITPQEALQGTDLFVRYRSKGESTLQKAHDSGQRREDVTDNLRLEKHTQFDAAAASVGGQAYDQFLEETVEYSFVKWVVEDLLFEIQSTGHTETLQDLYDALPEINRIELNGVVTTTDAEENERQETFDLVFRARMGDPLLVANINDSRQGASEAMMESLITAAERVGRTSDAFAAAFLVTQSFFEPEALETVADATRGGLLSRDKRKSFVNLSRKRGYHLCLVEARNENFHLKCRNSAFDFRHTLDFHALELLDDVVDFSV encoded by the coding sequence ATGCAGGAGCGAAGCGAGGAGGTCAGGGCACAGTACTACACCGAGGAGACGCCGGTGTCCGAAGTCGACCGGACGCTCGAAGACGGCGGTTTCACCGGCTTCGTCGAACTTTCGGAGAACGTTCTCAGCGGCGACTACTACCTGGTCTACCACCGCGGACGCTCGATGAGCGTCGCCTTCGTGGGCAACTCGAAGCGGCTCATCGAGGGTGACGAGGCCTTCGAACAGGCCGACGACGAGGTCGGCATCTACGAGGTGAAGCCGGTCAGCATCGACGCCATCGAGATTCCGGAGGTCGAGGAACCGGCAGCGGACCCGTCCGGGGGCGCGATTGCCGAGGCTGAACCAGATGACGGCGAGGAGAGTGCCGCCGACGCGGAGACCACCGTCGAGACGGAACCGGTCGCCGCCGACGAACCGCCCGAGACTGACGACGGGGACGAACCGGCTGCGACCGACAGTCCAGATGACGCGCCAGCGGCCGATGCGGACGCGCCCCCCACGTCGGAGTCGTCCGAGGGGCCCGTGAGTGACCGGAGTCCGGAGCCGTCCGAGCCCGCGGACCCCGCGAATGCGCAGAGTGACCCGAACGGCGACGAGGTGCCGGCGTCCGGCGAGGGAGTGGACAGGGACGACCGGAAGCCGGAACCGGCGACCGGGGAGCCATCGTCGCCGCCGGAGAGCAGGGACACAGACGTAGCGACGGAGCCACCGGGCGAGCCGTCGAGACAGGGGACGACTCCGGAGCCCCGGAGCAGTTCGGAAACGGGACCGGTCGGGACCGACCCCGACACCTCGAATCGGCAAGCGTCGACGGGTCAGCAGCCGACGCCGGGCGGGGAGCCGAGTCCCCAGCCGTCGACGGCTGGACGGTCCCCCGGGAGGGAGTCCGGGCAGGCAGCGGACCAGGTTGGGGCACCGACAGACGCACGTCCCGCTCCGGGGTCGCCGGACGACCTGGAGATGAAGGCGATTCCGTCGCTGGACCCGGAGCGAAGCGAGACGGTCCGCGGGTCCCAGGCCGGGAGCGAAGCCGGCCAGCGCGGCGACGCGCCCGGGCGCGGCCGCGAGGAGTCGCGCGACCGCGCGCCCGAACAGTCGCGTGACAGCGGGCGGGCCGATGATACCGCCACGCGTGAGGAGCCACAGCAGCCGCAGCGTCAGTCGCGCCAGCACCAGTCGACGCCCGGGGACGCCCCGTCGACGGACTCGCCCGGGTCCGACGGGGAGACGGCCGAGCAGTCCACAGCGGAGTCGAGCGCGGAGCCGACGCAGGAGGACAGCGAGGAGGTGGAGACCCTCCGGTCGGAGCTGGCCGAGCGCCGCGCGGAAATCGAGCGCCTGGAGAGCGACCTGCAGGCGGCGACGGACGCGCGAGACGAGGCGCGCGCGAACCTGGCGACGGTCCAGGAGGAGCGCGACGAACTGGAGCGGGAGGTCGAGCGTCTGGAGAGCGAACTCCGGCGGCTGGAGGAGGAACTCGGAGCGAAGACCGACGCCGAGCGCCGCATCACGCCCCAGGAGGCACTGCAGGGGACGGACCTGTTCGTGCGCTACCGCTCGAAGGGCGAGAGCACGCTCCAGAAGGCCCACGATTCGGGACAGCGCCGGGAGGACGTCACCGACAACCTCCGCCTGGAGAAACACACCCAGTTCGACGCCGCGGCGGCGTCGGTCGGGGGCCAGGCCTACGACCAGTTCCTCGAAGAGACCGTCGAGTACAGTTTCGTGAAGTGGGTCGTGGAGGACCTGCTGTTCGAGATACAGAGCACGGGCCACACGGAGACGCTGCAGGACCTCTACGACGCGCTCCCGGAGATAAACCGCATCGAACTCAACGGGGTCGTCACCACGACGGACGCGGAGGAGAACGAGCGCCAGGAGACGTTCGACCTGGTCTTCCGCGCGCGGATGGGCGACCCACTGCTGGTGGCGAACATCAACGACTCCAGACAGGGGGCGAGCGAGGCGATGATGGAATCACTCATCACGGCCGCCGAGCGGGTCGGCCGGACCAGCGACGCCTTCGCCGCCGCGTTCCTCGTCACCCAGAGCTTCTTCGAACCGGAGGCCCTGGAGACGGTGGCCGACGCGACGCGCGGGGGGCTGCTCAGTCGTGACAAGCGCAAGAGTTTCGTGAACCTCTCCCGCAAGCGCGGGTACCACCTCTGTCTCGTCGAGGCGAGAAACGAGAACTTCCACCTGAAGTGCCGGAACTCTGCCTTCGATTTCCGCCACACCCTCGATTTTCATGCCCTCGAGCTTCTCGATGATGTGGTCGATTTTTCCGTCTAG
- a CDS encoding DUF7541 family protein codes for MSDEVGDDVGEVSPGLSEQYRKASPWPMLVAFGFVISEIGVVLGIFPITVGGLLLFGGTVAGILKESAYVSRTWLSLGVIAAILAVLGGLAVGLNIEPSALSVEALLDPARPFVYRGTSILAASVVMLGVAATLWLLGEDLA; via the coding sequence ATGAGTGACGAGGTGGGCGACGACGTCGGCGAGGTGAGTCCCGGCCTCAGCGAGCAGTACCGGAAGGCGAGCCCGTGGCCGATGCTGGTCGCGTTCGGCTTCGTCATCTCGGAGATCGGCGTCGTCCTCGGCATCTTCCCGATAACTGTCGGCGGGCTCCTGCTGTTCGGGGGCACGGTCGCCGGCATCCTGAAGGAGTCGGCGTACGTCTCCCGGACCTGGCTCTCCCTCGGTGTCATCGCCGCGATACTCGCCGTCCTGGGGGGACTCGCCGTCGGGCTGAACATCGAACCCTCCGCACTCTCGGTGGAAGCGTTGCTTGACCCCGCCCGGCCGTTCGTCTACCGGGGCACGTCGATTCTCGCCGCCTCGGTAGTCATGCTGGGCGTCGCCGCGACGCTGTGGCTGCTGGGCGAGGACCTGGCCTGA
- the lrpA1 gene encoding HTH-type transcriptional regulator LrpA1 encodes MSAESTEQRILSVLEDDAQASYAEIAERAGVSKPTVRKYIQRLEEEGVIVGYSADVDPKKLSGQSIAIVGVDVESERYVEVTRALKDLESIEALYTSSGDHMLMAEIRASDGDALGDVINEHIASLDGVSAAHPSFLQERLK; translated from the coding sequence ATGAGCGCCGAGTCCACGGAGCAGCGGATTCTGTCGGTCCTGGAGGACGACGCCCAGGCGTCGTACGCCGAGATCGCAGAACGCGCAGGAGTGTCGAAACCGACGGTCAGAAAGTACATCCAGCGCCTCGAAGAGGAGGGCGTCATCGTCGGTTACTCTGCGGACGTGGACCCGAAGAAACTGTCCGGGCAGTCCATCGCCATCGTGGGGGTCGACGTCGAGAGCGAACGCTACGTCGAGGTGACGCGGGCGCTGAAGGACCTCGAATCCATCGAGGCGCTGTACACCTCCAGCGGCGACCACATGCTGATGGCCGAAATCCGCGCCAGTGACGGGGACGCACTCGGCGACGTCATCAACGAACACATCGCGTCGCTGGACGGCGTCAGCGCCGCGCACCCGTCCTTCCTCCAGGAACGACTCAAGTGA
- a CDS encoding DUF6684 family protein, with amino-acid sequence MSEKVFDRETLLDLTVNVIPFIILAFFFVAFIVFTPFGFDSVISSIQLAIIALSGIGLMVLTYYSGRAVSKAEKAEEAAAEE; translated from the coding sequence ATGTCAGAGAAAGTGTTCGACCGTGAAACACTGCTCGACCTCACGGTCAACGTCATCCCGTTCATCATCCTGGCGTTCTTTTTCGTGGCGTTCATCGTGTTCACACCCTTTGGATTCGACAGCGTCATCTCCAGCATCCAGCTCGCCATCATCGCCCTCTCCGGCATCGGCCTGATGGTCCTGACCTACTACTCGGGCCGGGCCGTCTCGAAGGCAGAGAAGGCCGAGGAAGCGGCCGCCGAAGAGTAG
- a CDS encoding DHH family phosphoesterase: MTDRLVLGNGSLGSRLVRSLLDRPGRLLLVTPDENRADVYDEDVTVHVGDPTDRETLQDLAPVDVVIVADEDPTVNVAAARAAREAFPDAHLLAYTGFDATPQKATLETVADTIVDPAATLTDHLLSRVSDSGLKVRQLARVLRSIDRLAIVTHDNPDPDAIASAVALGRIAEQTDCTVDLCYYGDITHQENRAFVNLLEFDLRNLEPDSLLEAYDGFALVDHSRPGVNDGLPEDLPIDVVIDHHPPRAPVEARFVDLRSGVGATSTLLVDYLERLGIQMSEDVATGLLFGIRVDTREFTREVSAADFEAAARLLPAADLGLLERIESPSISAETFDTIGSAIRNRRQEGPVLLSCVGRMRDRDSLAQAADRLLMMEGVSATLVYGIQEGTIYVSGRAQGMDVDLGEVLRDAFGRIGSAGGHADMAGAQITMGVLESVEDRDESLREIVEAVIADRFLEALDAQTGQTVAPVYVPDESADEYLVAEEELPGREPDEAAAADEP, from the coding sequence ATGACTGACCGGCTGGTCCTGGGGAACGGGTCGCTGGGCTCGCGGCTCGTCAGGTCGCTGCTGGACCGGCCCGGCCGACTCCTGCTCGTCACGCCCGACGAGAACCGGGCGGACGTCTACGACGAGGACGTCACCGTCCACGTCGGTGACCCGACCGACAGGGAGACCCTGCAGGACCTGGCCCCCGTGGACGTCGTCATCGTCGCCGACGAGGACCCGACGGTGAACGTCGCCGCCGCCCGCGCCGCCCGCGAGGCGTTCCCCGACGCGCACCTCCTCGCCTACACCGGGTTCGACGCGACGCCGCAGAAAGCGACGCTCGAAACAGTCGCGGACACTATCGTCGACCCCGCGGCGACGCTCACCGACCACCTGCTCTCGCGGGTCAGCGACAGCGGACTCAAGGTCCGCCAGCTCGCCCGCGTCCTCCGCAGCATCGACCGCCTGGCCATCGTCACCCACGACAACCCCGACCCGGACGCCATCGCCAGCGCCGTCGCACTCGGCCGTATCGCCGAGCAGACCGACTGCACCGTCGACCTCTGCTACTACGGCGACATCACCCACCAGGAGAACCGGGCGTTCGTGAACCTGCTCGAGTTCGACCTCCGGAACCTGGAGCCGGACTCGCTTCTGGAGGCCTACGACGGGTTCGCGCTGGTCGACCACTCACGGCCGGGCGTCAACGACGGGCTGCCGGAAGACCTGCCCATCGACGTCGTCATCGACCACCATCCGCCGCGTGCGCCCGTCGAGGCGCGGTTCGTCGACCTCCGGAGCGGGGTGGGCGCGACGAGCACGCTGCTCGTGGACTACCTGGAGCGACTCGGGATACAGATGTCCGAGGACGTGGCGACGGGGCTGCTGTTCGGCATCCGGGTCGACACGCGGGAGTTCACCCGCGAGGTGTCCGCAGCCGACTTCGAGGCGGCGGCGCGGCTGTTGCCGGCAGCGGACCTCGGACTGCTGGAGCGCATCGAGTCGCCGAGCATCAGCGCCGAGACGTTCGACACCATCGGGAGCGCAATCCGGAACCGTCGCCAGGAGGGGCCGGTACTGCTGAGTTGCGTCGGCCGTATGCGCGACCGGGACTCGCTGGCCCAGGCCGCCGACCGCCTGCTCATGATGGAGGGCGTCTCGGCGACGCTCGTGTACGGCATCCAGGAGGGGACGATATACGTCTCGGGGCGCGCCCAGGGGATGGACGTGGACCTGGGCGAGGTGCTGCGCGACGCCTTTGGCCGCATCGGGAGCGCGGGCGGCCACGCCGACATGGCGGGGGCCCAGATAACCATGGGCGTCCTGGAGTCGGTCGAGGACCGCGACGAATCGCTCAGGGAGATCGTGGAGGCGGTCATCGCGGACCGGTTCCTCGAAGCCCTGGACGCCCAGACGGGCCAGACTGTCGCGCCGGTGTACGTGCCGGACGAGAGCGCCGACGAGTACCTCGTCGCCGAGGAGGAGCTGCCGGGTCGCGAGCCGGACGAGGCCGCAGCGGCCGACGAACCGTAG
- a CDS encoding long-chain-fatty-acid--CoA ligase, whose product MQKPLVVTEFLDRARKYYGDQEAVVATTGERYSYDELAERADRFSAALQEKGIGKGDRVAVLDPNTHYHLEAAYGAMQIGAVHTPLNYRLIPEDYEYILSDAGVDVIVADYDFAEKVEAIRDEVPTETFITNDADAVDGDWESFDDLLAEAGTDYERPEMAEDEIITINYTSGTTGDPKGVCRTHRTETLHAYLVTMYHEITDDDVYLWTLPMFHVNGWGHIYAVTGAGAKHICTRGIDAGEIVDTITSEDVSFLCAAPTVLNQLIDYYNENDEPPMTGDNDVRVTTAGSAPPEATIRDVEDDFGWYLKHLYGATETGPLITISDAKRRINEETRFDIKKRQGMGVHGTDVRVVDEDGNDVPRDDQTIGEIVVRGNQVMDRYWNKPEETEAAFNDRVEGYYHMGDLATVDENGMVAIQDRKKDIIISGGENISSLELEDTLFDHPDVSDVAIIPSPSDEWGETPKAFVVPETGDPENPGVTEEELQEFTSERLARYKIVRRFEFVAELPTTATGKVQKYELREQEWDDEDRMVGQG is encoded by the coding sequence ATGCAGAAACCCCTCGTAGTAACAGAGTTTCTGGACCGGGCACGGAAGTACTACGGCGACCAGGAGGCAGTGGTCGCGACGACCGGTGAACGGTACTCCTACGACGAACTGGCCGAGCGCGCGGACCGCTTCTCTGCCGCCCTGCAGGAGAAGGGCATCGGCAAGGGCGACCGCGTGGCGGTGCTGGACCCCAACACGCACTACCACCTCGAAGCCGCCTACGGCGCGATGCAGATCGGTGCCGTCCACACGCCGCTGAACTACCGGCTCATCCCCGAGGACTACGAGTACATCCTCAGCGACGCCGGCGTGGACGTCATCGTCGCCGACTACGACTTCGCGGAGAAGGTGGAGGCAATCCGCGACGAGGTGCCCACGGAGACGTTCATCACGAACGACGCCGACGCCGTCGATGGCGACTGGGAGTCCTTCGACGATCTGCTGGCCGAGGCTGGGACCGACTACGAGCGCCCCGAGATGGCCGAGGACGAGATAATCACCATCAACTACACCTCCGGCACGACGGGCGACCCGAAGGGCGTCTGTCGCACCCACCGCACCGAGACGCTGCACGCCTACCTCGTGACGATGTACCACGAGATTACCGACGACGACGTGTACCTCTGGACGCTCCCGATGTTCCACGTCAACGGCTGGGGACACATCTACGCCGTCACGGGGGCCGGCGCGAAGCACATCTGTACGCGTGGCATCGACGCCGGCGAAATCGTCGACACCATCACCAGCGAAGACGTCTCCTTCCTCTGTGCGGCCCCGACGGTCCTGAACCAGCTCATCGACTACTACAACGAGAACGACGAACCGCCGATGACCGGCGACAACGACGTGCGCGTGACGACGGCGGGCAGCGCCCCGCCCGAGGCCACCATCCGCGACGTCGAGGACGACTTCGGCTGGTACCTCAAGCACCTCTACGGCGCGACCGAAACCGGCCCGCTCATCACCATCTCCGACGCCAAGCGCCGCATCAACGAGGAGACCCGCTTCGACATCAAGAAACGGCAGGGGATGGGCGTCCACGGCACCGACGTCCGCGTGGTCGACGAGGACGGCAACGACGTCCCGCGGGACGACCAGACAATCGGCGAAATCGTCGTCCGCGGCAACCAGGTGATGGACCGCTACTGGAACAAGCCCGAGGAGACCGAGGCGGCGTTCAACGACCGCGTCGAGGGCTACTACCACATGGGCGACCTCGCCACCGTCGACGAGAACGGGATGGTAGCCATCCAGGACCGCAAGAAGGACATCATCATCTCCGGCGGGGAGAACATCTCCAGCCTCGAACTGGAGGACACGCTCTTCGACCACCCCGACGTCTCCGACGTCGCCATCATTCCCTCGCCCAGTGACGAGTGGGGCGAGACACCGAAGGCCTTCGTCGTGCCGGAGACCGGCGACCCCGAGAACCCCGGTGTGACCGAGGAGGAACTCCAGGAGTTCACCTCGGAACGGCTCGCCCGCTACAAGATCGTCCGCCGGTTCGAGTTCGTCGCGGAACTCCCGACGACGGCCACCGGCAAGGTCCAGAAGTACGAACTCCGCGAGCAGGAGTGGGACGACGAGGACCGGATGGTCGGCCAGGGATAA
- a CDS encoding adenylosuccinate synthase yields MTVTIVGAQLGDEGKGGIVDLFGDAADVVARYQGGDNAGHTVVHQGEEYKLSLVPSGAIRGKVGVLGNGCVVNPRTLFDELDTLRDRGLDPDVRVAERAHVILPYHRVLDGIEEEVKSETDDEVGTTGRGIGPTYEDKAGRRGVRVGDLLDSDVLRDRLEYVVPQKRALVEDVYGLDVADLDDPDAFDVDALFEEFREFGRRFEDDDMTVVAGEFLTAASEEGQNVMLEGAQGTLIDIDHGNYPYVTSSNPTAGGAAVGTGLSPGLVGGGEIIGIVKGYLTRVGSGPLPTELGGVVGDTPGYEEQGEGDDEELATYIREEGGEYGTVTGRPRRVGWLDMPMLRHATRVSGFTGLAINHLDVLAGLDEVKVGHTYTLDGEEMHTIPSTTEQWQACEATFRTFDGWDDGDWAAIAEEGYEALPENAQAYVEYIEDELDTPAYAIGVGPNRDEAIVRQRPF; encoded by the coding sequence ATGACCGTTACAATCGTGGGCGCACAGCTCGGAGACGAAGGGAAGGGCGGCATCGTCGACCTGTTCGGCGACGCGGCGGACGTCGTCGCGCGCTACCAGGGCGGCGACAACGCCGGCCACACCGTCGTCCACCAGGGCGAGGAGTACAAGCTCTCGCTCGTCCCGAGCGGCGCCATCCGCGGCAAGGTCGGCGTACTCGGCAACGGGTGCGTCGTCAACCCGCGAACGCTGTTCGACGAACTCGACACGCTGCGCGACCGCGGCCTCGACCCCGACGTGCGGGTCGCCGAGCGTGCGCACGTCATCCTCCCGTACCACCGCGTCCTCGACGGCATCGAGGAAGAGGTCAAAAGCGAGACCGACGACGAGGTCGGCACGACGGGCCGCGGCATCGGCCCGACCTACGAGGACAAGGCCGGCCGCCGCGGCGTCCGCGTCGGCGACCTGCTCGACTCGGACGTGCTCCGCGACCGCCTCGAATACGTTGTCCCCCAGAAGCGTGCGCTCGTCGAGGACGTCTACGGCCTCGACGTGGCCGACCTAGACGACCCCGATGCGTTCGACGTGGACGCGCTCTTCGAGGAGTTCCGCGAGTTTGGCCGCCGCTTCGAGGACGACGACATGACCGTCGTCGCCGGCGAGTTCCTCACGGCCGCCAGTGAGGAGGGCCAGAACGTCATGCTCGAAGGCGCACAGGGGACGCTCATCGACATCGACCATGGGAACTACCCCTACGTCACCTCCTCGAACCCGACGGCCGGCGGCGCGGCGGTCGGCACCGGACTCAGCCCCGGCCTCGTCGGCGGCGGCGAGATAATCGGTATCGTGAAGGGGTACCTGACCCGCGTCGGGAGCGGCCCGCTGCCGACCGAACTCGGCGGCGTCGTCGGCGACACGCCGGGCTACGAGGAGCAGGGCGAGGGCGACGACGAGGAACTGGCCACCTACATCCGCGAGGAGGGCGGCGAGTACGGCACCGTCACCGGTCGCCCGCGCCGCGTCGGCTGGCTCGACATGCCGATGCTGCGCCACGCCACGCGCGTCTCCGGCTTTACCGGCCTCGCCATCAACCACCTCGACGTCCTCGCCGGCCTCGACGAGGTGAAGGTCGGCCACACATACACGCTCGACGGCGAGGAGATGCACACGATTCCATCGACGACGGAGCAGTGGCAGGCCTGCGAGGCCACCTTCCGCACCTTCGACGGCTGGGACGACGGCGACTGGGCCGCCATCGCCGAGGAGGGCTACGAGGCACTCCCCGAGAACGCACAGGCATACGTCGAGTACATCGAGGACGAACTCGACACGCCCGCCTACGCCATCGGCGTCGGCCCGAACCGCGACGAGGCCATCGTCCGCCAGCGCCCCTTCTAA
- a CDS encoding DUF7520 family protein, with protein sequence MHATEKWEGPQFVVVLYSLLVLLTGVFGYVIGLIRPADIDPKLFMLVEMPPTPFGMALYGMVTVGTILGVLLLAVRYVASEYDTAGE encoded by the coding sequence ATGCACGCCACAGAGAAGTGGGAGGGCCCGCAGTTCGTCGTCGTGCTCTACAGTCTGCTGGTCCTGTTGACCGGCGTCTTCGGCTACGTCATCGGGCTCATCCGCCCGGCCGACATCGACCCGAAGCTGTTCATGCTCGTCGAGATGCCGCCGACGCCGTTCGGGATGGCCCTCTACGGGATGGTGACGGTCGGGACGATTCTCGGTGTCCTGCTGCTGGCGGTCCGGTACGTCGCCAGCGAGTACGACACCGCAGGAGAGTAG